The following are from one region of the Flavobacteriales bacterium genome:
- the lipA gene encoding lipoyl synthase gives MSDASSIDKLKKPDWLKVRLPSGPEFTELQRIVSDNKLHTICDSGNCPNKGECWGEGTATFMILGNVCTRSCGFCAVSTGRPDAVDVFEPLKVAKAVKLMNVKHCVVTSVDRDDLSDGGAEIWVKTIAAIRRLNAETTMETLIPDFQGIWENLELVIDAKPEIISHNLETVKRLTKEVRIQAKYERSLEVIKRVSAAGIRSKSGLMLGLGESEKEVFEAMDDLLESKCDVLTLGQYLQPTKKHLPVTEFIHPDKFLMFKEEGLKKGFKYVESAPLVRSSYHAERHLG, from the coding sequence TAAGAAGCCAGATTGGCTTAAGGTTCGATTGCCGAGTGGTCCGGAGTTCACCGAACTGCAACGGATCGTAAGTGATAATAAATTACATACCATTTGCGATAGTGGAAATTGCCCCAATAAAGGAGAATGCTGGGGAGAAGGAACCGCCACTTTTATGATATTGGGTAATGTATGTACGAGGTCTTGTGGTTTTTGTGCTGTTAGTACTGGAAGGCCAGATGCAGTAGATGTTTTTGAGCCTCTCAAGGTAGCCAAGGCTGTTAAATTGATGAACGTTAAGCATTGTGTTGTAACGTCTGTTGATAGGGACGATTTGAGTGATGGTGGTGCCGAAATATGGGTGAAAACAATTGCTGCCATTAGAAGGCTAAATGCAGAAACTACTATGGAGACTTTAATTCCGGATTTTCAAGGTATATGGGAAAATTTGGAATTAGTTATTGATGCCAAACCTGAAATTATTTCGCATAATTTGGAAACGGTAAAACGTCTCACTAAAGAAGTGAGAATTCAAGCCAAATATGAGCGAAGCCTAGAGGTGATTAAGCGAGTCTCTGCTGCTGGAATTAGGTCGAAATCTGGACTCATGTTGGGGTTGGGGGAATCGGAGAAAGAGGTTTTTGAAGCTATGGATGATTTGCTAGAATCGAAATGTGACGTGCTGACATTGGGGCAATATCTGCAACCTACAAAAAAACATTTGCCAGTCACGGAATTTATTCATCCAGATAAATTTTTAATGTTCAAAGAAGAAGGACTTAAAAAAGGATTTAAATATGTGGAGTCTGCTCCTCTTGTAAGATCCTCTTATCATGCCGAAAGGCATCTAGGATAA